DNA from Elaeis guineensis isolate ETL-2024a chromosome 2, EG11, whole genome shotgun sequence:
GCAGTCTTAGCCACCATTGATCAGCCATGTTGGTGGTGCTCCCTTGTTCTGAAATTAAAAGAGGGAACTGAATCCCCTATTTCATtatggaagaaagagaagaaaaggagaaaaaaaggaaaagaaaaaagaaaaagaaagaaaaagagagagagggagttactctctcttccctctcttccttctctgagTTTgaatctccactttctctctctactttttctttctaaaaaaatctcactttctctctctataaagtCTCTCTCTAGATAGCatctcttctaggattttttggaTTCTTAGAAAGACCCTCAATAGCTTTCATAGATCTTGGCAAAGGAATTTGACTGTTGACTATCAGATAACCAGTTCTATGAGGATTTAggatttttgtttgaaaataaCTATGGTTAGATTTTGATAAGAGTATAATTTTAGATATTAGGCTTTAAAAGAGAAGCttttaaaattatatagatttatagGAGTACATGTGAGGTAAGTAATAATCTACCTTCTTTACATCTtttatttagattatattattttaaatatgaaataaattattaattaatttataagtgatttatgaatcttatgaaaatatattttgaatgaaaattgatatgaaatttCAAAGTAATATTTTCTTGTattgttattataattatttattaatttgaaatcatatatgtatattttgatttaattttgaaatatatattattctatgaaaaaaattttaatatgaatcaaatttgGACTCTCCGCCCGATTATGTTCTGAACTCTAATTAGGGGTTATGCATTGGCACTCTAAGCTCATGATTCTCTTTTTGATTCGGCTACAAGGTATAAATGTAGTATTTCTATCCGATCATAGGGTATAAGTATggtattttgatttgatcataagatataaatatgatattctaGCTTGACTACAGAATATAAGTATGATCATAGTAAAAGACTGATAAGTTAAGCGAAATTTGTATTGAATCAGAATTTTGACTATATTTGCTTTTCAAAATccgatatatgattatatatttgaatatttgaaaggTACTGGTATtattgaattcatattttgaaaataaatttgattatatttgtgcactatttaataataaattatacttTAATATTTGTAACTTAtattatcacatgaattatctagtCAAGATAATCATTGCTTATTGAAATGTCTGGCTCACTACTctatattttactgtttttacatatCGAGAGGACTATCTTGACTCAGAGATTTGATATGAGAGAGCGAATTAGATACAgacattaatattttattttagattagaatttattgaGATTGATGcaagatcataaaattttattttataaaatttttgatttaattacttgaaataaaattaaatattaattatttatattttattttattgttgccTTATGATATCGTAATTAGATGTCTTGTATGCTTATAGAaagaattttttataaatatacggTGATTGACATAATCTCTGACTTGCAATCTCGGATCGAGGATGTGATACATGCcatatcaaaaattttcaatcaaagccGATGAAGTTAGAACGAAGAAAGTGACTTAGGTTCACTTTGGCAACCAAGCATGCTACcactcttttccttttttttttttttttttttttctttccaaaaaaaacttttgttCCATTACAATTATCCCTTTTTCACCCAAACTACTTTGCAAGTTGTTGGTAAATGACTAATGGCTCTGATTTCTAACACGTGTCCCACGGTGAACATGTAATCTGTTTCAATCCAATAAACGGTCCTGATTAAAAGAGAATAAGAGATCATGCCATGCTACGAAGGTCACACGAAATAGATGGTCTTAAACAGTGAACCACGATCTCGTCACCGTTCGCGAAGAGGTAAGCGCCTCTCCACTGCTACGTGGCTGGCAAAGGAGGTGGCATGTCGGCATGGACCCGAGAATTAGCAGTGACGGGATCCACTCATCTAAATCTGGTGCTTTTAGCTTCTCTTTCCTCCAGCCCTCCGAAGCGCTCCTTGGAAAAACACGGAGCATCTTAGGGCTCCTCCGTAGGGTCATTTCTCTTAATATTTTTCCCCTAAAAAAATTCAGTCACGGAGATCGAGAAGAGGTATCCTTTGTTCCATATGAGATCGAATCTTGTCTctgttttttatttatgatgaatattttatgtTTCTAGACCTGTTTTTTCTCTATATTTCTCCAATTCGTTTTCGGTTTGGGAATCTCGACTCGCATATGTGTAACTGTATAATCTATTTAGAAAATATTCCTGGTTTTCGGTATCTATAAAAGAATTTGAATGGGATGAGATGCAGTTTCTTTTTTAGTATTTTGTGTTCTGATGATGATTAAGGTTTTGATATGGGTTCATGTGATAGTGTCATTTCCAATTAATTCGAAATTGGGCACGATAGGATCGTGGCTCTGATTTTATTGTGGttgctttttttaatttttagtggtTTTTGTGGGTTCGGGATTTGAGTTTTCTGTCCGATTTGAATTTTCATTGACATTGCATTTAGGGTGTGTTGATTGGAGTTGATGGAATTTGTATTCAGATGGAAGTGGGATCATCTTTTATAGTTGTTATGGTTTTCTTTATCGCAGCGGAATTGAAATATGAGTGCTTTcactgattagattagattaccTTTGAGTGTTTTgtttaaaaggttttatttttggGGTAAAGTTGTGATCAGGTATCCATATGAGTATCCTCTTCCTTTGTGATCGTGAAGAAAGTGGGGGAAGGTTTTCTATTGTCgtgattctttttcttttcactgtCCCCTTTTTATTACCTGTAATTATAGAGGTATTAACTGGAGGGATTATCCTTTTAAGGCGGCAATTTTTGTAGGACGCTGAGCTGCGAGTGTCATTAACAGATCATATTTTAGTTTTTtagtttttagtttttttttttttttgttgaaaatcaattcttggagtatTCCAAATTGGGACAGTGAGGACTGCGGTGAACGCGTTGCATACATAATGAGCCTTTTGTTTTGAAGTGAGGGGATCTTAGATCATGCTTTCTATAGATAATAGATCTTTGAGGTGGCAGTATTTAGCATGGCTTTATGAGTTATCAGCTACTTAGTTTCAAAATGTCATTTGCTATTAATGTGTTTAATCACATGTCAGCCAGTTGGGCAGTCATGTTTTAGAATTTAGACTCCGGGCTTTGTTTAAAACAAAATATATTGGCTGTTTTAGTTTATTTAAGGGTGTGGAGAAGAATGAGTGGTAGACATTGGGATTTGGGGCTGGAGGAAGGGAATatccattgatttttttttggtgaaaaaagaGTTCTCTATATTAGAAGTGTGAGAATTCTCCTTTATTTAGATTTGGCTCTTGGCAGCGGTTCTGTTAATGATTAATGGTGGGGAAAAGAGTTAGCCGggctttctttctttctatccTTTTGCTTTTTTGAAATTTACAttattatgcaattttatctcattggatttatttatttatttatttatttttcatttggcAATGGCTTGCTATGCTATTGATGGTTGCTTCCATATAATACAATCGAATAAGAAGTATGGGTTATTGTTGTTTTCTCAAATGTAGACTGCAGAGAGTTGAAGACAGATAGAACCTAGTTATATATTGTACTCGTTTGATTAGTTAGCATATAATTcctttatctcattattttttctgTCTGATATATTTTATAGGGATGGATTTCGGTTCTCCTGATAAGAGTTTAGAAGAGACCAGCCAAGAAGAAGGGGCTCAATATGTCGGAGAGCTAGACCGTAACTTACTTGATAACAAGGATGAAAAGGATGGAAAAAGTTTTCAAGGTGAAACTGAAGCATTGGATTTTAGTATGCAAGGTTACACAAATCAGGAGCATGCTGGATTCCCTCTGTTATGTGGTAATCCAGCTTTTCTATCACCCGTAGAGAAAGCTGAAGAAACTTGTTTGCCAGTTGAGTTAGATATGCAACATGAAGATTTGGAGAGGAAGATTACAGACTATACTGATGATGGATTGAAGTCCACAATCAAGGAATATGAAAACCATGATAAAATGCAAGGGGCTGACTATGTTAGTCTTTCTGGTGAGCAGGTTGATAAAAGTGCTAGTGGATCATCAAATATACTGGAATCTAGAAATTCAGATCCATGCTTTGATAAGCCTGTCTTATCAGCTGATAACAATGATAATTCTTATGAAGTAGTGGATGATGGAACCTATGGCTATCAAAGTGCAAAGTCGCCAACTTTGATGGCAACAGAGAATGGAGATGTTCGAAACATATCAGGGAATTCTCAATCTACAAAGGGTGAGCTTGGCAATGAGGAAATGAATCATTTGAACTTTAGTCATGTTATTGAAATGAAGGAGAATGACTACCCTGTGGAGACAGTAGCTTCCAATAATGATGGGATGGTAAGGAAGTGCATTGGTCTGCATTCTCCTAGAAAAGTGCAAAATAGTACACCATCACCGGAGAGAAATATGTCTGATCCTATGGAAAGGTCTCCCAACAACCAACCATCTGCAAGTCAAGAGCCCGCCTTTCCGGAAAATAATGAGAAGAAATCAGCTCCTGCAATCCCATCTAAAAGGAAACGATCACCTTCTCCTGAAAAGCATGCCGTGGTTCAGAAGAGAGCTTCTTCCCATGATCGTTTATCTTCTTCTGTAAGATGGAAATCTCCTTCAGGAAGGATAACACATCAACATTCTCATCACAGAGATGATTCTCCAGGAAAATGCTTGTCAGCTTCGCCTCGAAGGCGAGATTCCCCACGAAGAAGAGAGAGATCTGCATCTCGATCACCTGCGAGGAGAGATTCTTCTAGATCCAGAAGAGGCAAACATGGTAGATCTCAATCAAGGTCTCCCAATGCAAGGGATTGTTATCGAAGATCACcaaggtgatttttttttttttttgctttttaccCTCTATTGCTTCTGATCATGTGATTCATCTTCTTGAACATCCAAGGCTAAActcaaaaacaaacaaaaaaaaaaaaaggtgattcTATGTGTGCAAGCTAGTCTAAAACCAATGAtaatcaattggttaattattgTTTATCCCTTTCCTTTAGTTTGTCAAAACCTATTGGTTGTGATGTGCCAGGAGAAGGCATTCTCCAAGGCGCAGATCTCCACCAGCAAGTTATCATTCTCGTTGTCGCTCTCCAAGGAGGCCTTGGTCACCACCTCCAAACCGCAGCACTGGAATTGGCAGGCCTGGAAGGAATTTATTTGTTGCAGGTTTCAGTTATGTTACTACTGAAAGAGATTTAAAGAAGAAATTCTCGAGGTTTGGACATGTAACAGATGTTCGCATAGTTCGGGATAAGAGGtaactttgtattttttttaaattagttcGAGCTATTCATAGCCATCTCTGTAACAAAAGGTTTGCACCAGCATCAATATCATTGGAGGCCCACCAATTTTATATGTGATTCTTTTTTGGAAAAAATCATTTTATCTTTATGAAGCATGTAAAGGTGGTTGTCCATTTCTTATTTAGTCCACATGCTTTTATCATACCACATCTACCCAATTGGCTATGAAACATGGATTTTGAGAGTAGGTTCACTTTTATGGTTCGTCTTTGTTTCTATGCATATAATTAGCACGTGATGTAGTATGATAGGTACAAGGCCCGAAGAGTAAGGGTGGAAGGAAAGATGAAATAGAAGACTAAGGGGAAGGAAGGTGAGATAATAACCACTTGAATTTCTGATAATATTCAAACAAAAATGCATTTGGAGCTCTGCAAATCTTCTATCGTATAGACTGAAAACCACTGTAAATCATTCTCATAATAAACCTAGGATGTGCCAATTCCAAGTACTTGGGTCAAGGTTGATGCTTTTTGTTAAGAACTCTAGGACTTCCTCAGGTCAATCGCTCACTAAAGAAATCATACTCAGAATGAACCTATAACTTCCATCATTCAGTTAATAACCAAAATAGGACTGCTCCTTAAGGAAAATTGTAGCAATATACAATTAAATATCAGAGGTTATTATAGCTCATCTCTGGACCACTAAAACTATTTGTCAAAGTAAAATCTTAAACTTTAATTGAAGACTTTGAATGTACTCTGGATCTTCAATGTTTGTCATCATTTCCTTCcccaaatatttttaataaaataatgagaatttaaaaaaaaaattcccttTTCTGTGCATGCCCAATAAATGCATATATATTGTACGGTGGTACTCAAAGTGGTGTTCTTAGCAGTTGGTATTTGCATTCTTGAGAATCTAGATCGTCAAATCAAACTTTTGACATTTGCCCCTCTTTCATTGAGGCTGTGAGTTGTCTGAAATCTTAAATTGGTTTTTAGTGCTTGTTTTAGCACTCTTTGTTTTTGTTAATGTTTAAGGCTTGAACTGGTTTTGTACATCTGTTGCTTAAATGTTTCCCTTCTGCATATAGGTCAGGGGATTCTCGTGGCTTTGGTTTTCTATCCTTGGAAAGAGATGAGGATGCTGATGCTGCAATACGTGCTATTGATCAGACAGAGTGGAATGGTAGAATTGTTCTGGTGGAGAAATCAAAGACATATGCTCGCTAAACCCTCTATCATAGATTTTATTATacttgaagagagagggagatagCTGATTTTTGTCAGCTCTACTCCATACCGATGTTCCTTTCGGCCATATGACATTGGTTATAAGTATACGGCAAGTATTACTCTAAACCAGACTCTTGATGCTGTCTTAGGTCTATCTTTGCTTGTTTGGTATGGACGGACTAATTTTGACAGATTTTAAATAATCTTGGTTGTTTTGCTTCTCTGTTTAAAAATGTGTATTATATGTACTCTGTTAGAGGATAGCTCATGTGAAATTCTCTTTCAGGGTACAGCAACAGTTAGAAATGAAAGCTACTGTACATTTCTTTTGAGTCTGGGAACCTCTTCCTTAAAGAGTACCATGCATTACAAACATTGTGCATGATTTGAACCTGCCAACTCGAAACTGGTTATCATGGGCATCctgattttataatataatatccaGTGCCTTCAAGACTTGCCTGAATTGGCTTATTGGTGAAGACATACATTTTTGCAGCATGCATTTTTGATCAGTACTTATACGACGTCATATGTTTTAGTAGATATTTCTTTTGTTCTGCAGGCTATGTTTAAATTTGTTGAATCAAGCTTGATGTCCCCCTATCCTTCTTTGTTTTGGCACATGTCTGTGCCTATATGTTTTATCTCAACCCATGGCAGCTTTTCCCCAACCGACCGTGGTCGAGTTAGTGTGCACTTCCAGTTCCCTAGCATGGCTTCTGAAGCTTGCCTGCACAAAACATCAACTAACTCTGCTGTGTGAGCTAATGGTGAAGATGTGCTTTTCTGCATTTTGATTCTTTAATACCGATTGGTTTTTTGCAAGCACGTGATATATTTTGAAGATTTGCTTTTGCTGCAGGCTTGTACTTGTCCTTAATAATACCACAAGCCTGATGACCTGAACCTTACTTTTGTTCAAGCACCGTTAGCACTTGGAAATGTCAGTCTTATGTGGTACAAATCATGGTTTCAAAACTAAGCATCATGGAGATAAGTTACCGTTCTAATCTGGCTATCTGGTCTTGTAAACTGGTGAGAGAAAATGTGACGGTTGTAGAAATGCTTGGTCATAACCTTTTTTCAGGATCCTAAGCCCAACAGTATACCTTACGAAGGTTTCTTTAGAATGAAATGATTTTTCTGCAGAGTTTGGCAGAAATTAATGTTTTTATGTGTGTACAACAGCTTTTAAACTCATTTTAGGAGAGAACTTTTGACATTCATAGTGATATTAGGCTGCTTTTTCTAGGTGATAGAAGAGCCAGCCACTATTGTTCTCTCTATACAATGAATGCAAAATTAGCACGACTCAATTCTGTATCTTTTTAAATTGTTTAAAATGTGATGGGAATCATCGTTTCACTATGCATGAATACATTCAGTGCTCTTTTTCATTAGCATGTTTTGGTGCCAATATTTGCTTAAGTGCATCGGGAGATTTTGATGAGCCATATATATTGACGTGAAACCGTAAAATAAATGCATGCGGGATAAGGTTCGCTTTGAAATTGTTGGAATCCTCCACGTTAACATGCGGAGAGGTAGCTTGTCTATATGCAGGTACTCTGTTTTATTGCTTTCACATGACCTGCCATGCAAAGTTAGTTTGCCAAATAAGCTGTTATCCTTGCATGGTCAATAAAAGCTGAGAATCATGGCTTTGGTTTTACATTTTCCGGAGCTGCGGTCGTATTTGTCATGCGCCTTAGGGTGGTCCTGAAATCTGTCCAATATTTTGGGCTTTGTCTGTGACTCGTGGCTAACATAGTCAAGAATTCAGGTTATTCTTGCGCAGATGCATAATCTGTGTATGTTGATGTGAAGCGTTATTATGATGCGGTCCAGGAACAAGGATGGTGGGCCAATTTAGACCCAAAATTTATCTGCACTTCCAAGAGGAAAGCATTGAAGATACTTTTGTTGTTGACCCCATTCGAAGGTGAGAATCTCAGAAAGTTTGAGAAAAGGTTGAATGTGCCATGTAACTTTGATCTCTTAACAAAAAAGATGAAGTTATTTCTCTGCTGGTCTTTTGAGAACTTTCAAGTGTGGTATGGACTGGAATATTTGGTGAACTGTGTCGTTATCAAGTGATGTATGATTCATAGCAGATAAACGTCACCCAAGTATGTTGGACTGATTAGATGTCTACGCGATGTCTATTATGGGGTTTACA
Protein-coding regions in this window:
- the LOC105051295 gene encoding uncharacterized protein, which gives rise to MDFGSPDKSLEETSQEEGAQYVGELDRNLLDNKDEKDGKSFQGETEALDFSMQGYTNQEHAGFPLLCGNPAFLSPVEKAEETCLPVELDMQHEDLERKITDYTDDGLKSTIKEYENHDKMQGADYVSLSGEQVDKSASGSSNILESRNSDPCFDKPVLSADNNDNSYEVVDDGTYGYQSAKSPTLMATENGDVRNISGNSQSTKGELGNEEMNHLNFSHVIEMKENDYPVETVASNNDGMVRKCIGLHSPRKVQNSTPSPERNMSDPMERSPNNQPSASQEPAFPENNEKKSAPAIPSKRKRSPSPEKHAVVQKRASSHDRLSSSVRWKSPSGRITHQHSHHRDDSPGKCLSASPRRRDSPRRRERSASRSPARRDSSRSRRGKHGRSQSRSPNARDCYRRSPRRRHSPRRRSPPASYHSRCRSPRRPWSPPPNRSTGIGRPGRNLFVAGFSYVTTERDLKKKFSRFGHVTDVRIVRDKRSGDSRGFGFLSLERDEDADAAIRAIDQTEWNGRIVLVEKSKTYAR